From a region of the Dictyostelium discoideum AX4 chromosome 2 chromosome, whole genome shotgun sequence genome:
- a CDS encoding hypothetical protein (Similar to Dictyostelium discoideum (Slime mold). Histidine kinase A) has translation MSTGLLNKVISSIFLGGSTYCHWVGEKIKMFSSIIGDSLNERVEIIKLFEYSSLEFEKQDTLEAIKKGNFLTFLLFILVLTLLIIIDKRYGFQSRRKKQQLKKGISISSGSIGNNISNNLPMAMGGIRNRYKHRTRKSIGSSSEMKSQIPDIQLLQNKRNQRESLHIQHQLENDIYNKNKLKQSLQGTQLLLTNNIENEKEINNNNNENSDNNDDNNNIENSSKKSDIGKNNNNINLTTLNGVGGSQMFKSFRDSENGSFINSSMESINSLSTSSLEGSTNRLLTSQESDDNLLHYHQEEARKLVNQSIRDKSKAKQRATILNSPLLEDLYKDKKANAPPQFKRIRSSKKNNCYSYQSSSLFNSNTITRSKLNNNSNNNSNNNNNSNINNSPLPTIGVVQPPISQALSSFNNNFNTNSFNSNNLLPFFNAKIDTTNYIPTQTFGYNYKGVNNLNNLNNNIDKINNNNNSENNKNNFNGVKSAPLSPNHHLVEIVEYKVPTLSPFILKSTPNQQQHSPTINNCSISNSNSLSSNLLLSVDEFLEKKTKEQEIINNKVIIDNNNNNNNNNNNNNNNNNNNNNNNNNNNNNNNNNNSLIPPTSLNFKNIRISDHGEKVTSPSALMNQHNHIISPTTSPSKPPKNRSKLLMSNYHEDGLNELINSNNNNNNNNNNNNNNNNNNNNNNNNNNNNNNNNNNNNSNSNNSNNNNNNNNSKITPQPPKNISLRFASSAISTPKVESDEDDSNDEREEEEEEDDHEENDNGLEQKEDKKFNQDEEHDKIEQLYKEKSSSIEQLNKLLEQTTNKTSLSSSLPPSPPIIPFSTNTINNNNINNFPFDSIKSTSTITAATTTQIINNSENDISLNDNEEEEDYCDSDIDGEDFSSVNIDYNERFQEIMEDLRNIDCNSLQSEKIKVNSQFIALTQDFVYASSTFGKVIISERYLPNSEKTIPSIDIGGLAGGDKFIVHGILFKFAIDREEFYGSDYASMCVGGHELKGLINVFNCNVSNLSLPLMALVDYRGFRVIAMSILPVEKDSIYYGSNDYGLTIHNEDEYLSNKVKEVATLLNIKGHRCGDNGTFLHSPADLEGHRGFDGRYYLLDFARLYPPEAPRKEIKMGHLYRLLRPEFVRNYKKPLCSDSFSRFIRGHNELEHNSETLEATSYLLNTTIPELVEELNGVEISTSNVYTFPITESLHRSGVNVRYLGYIRQSCQSLDMKSLIFIEMCARVVKQQLRQKLRFKMKQAKIPLEAPYRRLIVTYLNRILGISDKSDLFWNERMKKYLMKKFDKGLFEDEIRGDSLVLGLSSFSDHLIDGKYLLFKRIQKMTGLKFTHRINEEFRLQPNCWLLRGENPLDINDLDEIGIRVKYVPFMNVAQGYLFKVKGEMLFNSGDPIAANRFFKMALEKLETALETDPNNADTLCTMGEVYSHLGVGDMQGVSEIQFSDRNNPDIDKAFEYFQRAIFSNPNHTDSLFRFAQLLERCGEYDSAEDYYLSSLITNPNNIVCLQEYGNFLQSARGDCVAAEQFFMRGSVDHQYLHNLKLKQPSSNINIRSSSGLLKVKSSSSTTSSNNLIPLNFGSSSSGSNNSISYDYSSSNSSTTSTNSTNSTNSTNSTNSTNSTNSTNSTNSTNSTNSTSSNSSSPSSSIINNQNNTNNNNNSNNNNNNSQSSSPSTLNMRGSGNNIFNNDLRGSGGVIRLTPPFLGLNGKNENYRDQGIDLTPIRENNIRKSNGSTPSHSPRGRSGSFGLYGGRERDNSAGSSGNNSDGELSSSPLQRKFMVL, from the exons atgtcaactggattattaaataaagtaaTTTCATCTATTTTTCTTGGTGGATCAACTTACTGTCATTGGGTTGgagaaaagattaaaatgTTTTCATCAATAATAGGGGATAGTTTAAATGAAAGagttgaaataattaaattatttgaatattctTCACTCGAATTTGAAAAGCAAGATACTTTAGAAGCTATTAAAAAGG GTAACTTTcttacatttttattatttattttggttttaacattgttaattataattgataaaagaTATGGATTTCAAAGTAGAAGAaagaaacaacaattaaagaaaggaattagtattagtagtggtagtattggtaataatattagtaataatcTTCCAATGGCAATGGGAGGAATTAGAAATAGATATAAACATAGAACTAGAAAATCAATTGGGTCATCGTCAGAGATGAAATCACAAATACCCGATATCCAACTCCtccaaaataaaagaaatcaaaggGAAAGTTTACATATTCAACATCAATTAGAAAATGATATctacaataaaaataaattaaaacaatctcTTCAAGGTactcaattattattaacaaataatattgaaaatgaaaaagaaataaataataataataatgaaaatagtgataataatgatgataataataatattgaaaatagtaGTAAAAAGAGTGATATTggtaaaaacaataataatattaatttaacaaCACTTAATGGAGTTGGTGGTAGTCAAATgtttaaaagttttagaGATAGTGAAAATGGTAGTTTTATAAACTCAAGTATGGAGAGTATTAATAGTTTAAGTACAAGTAGTTTGGAGGGTAGTACAAATAGATTATTGACATCACAGGAAAGTGACGATAATTTATTACACTATCATCAAGAAGAGGCAAGAAAGTTAGTGAATCAAAGTATTAGAGATAAATCCAAAGCTAAACAAAGGgctacaattttaaattcaccatTATTAGAGGACTtatataaagataaaaaagcaAATGCTCCACCACAATTTAAACGTATCAGATCttcaaaaaagaataattgtTATTCTTATcaatcttcatcattatttaattcaaatacaaTTACACGtagtaaattaaataataatagtaataataatagtaataataataataatagtaatattaataattcaccatTACCAACAATTGGTGTAGTGCAACCACCAATTTCACAagcattatcatcatttaataataattttaatacaaattcatttaatagtaataatttattaccattttttaATGCAAAAATTGATACAACCAATTATATTCCAACTCAAACATTTggttataattataaaggtgtaaataatttaaataatttaaataataatatagataaaattaacaacaataataatagtgaaaataataaaaataattttaatggtgTAAAAAGTGCCCCATTATCTCCAAATCATCATTTAGTTGAAATCGTTGAATATAAAGTACCAACATTATCACCAttcatattaaaatcaactccaaaccaacaacaacactcACCAACTATAAATAATTGTAGCATTTCAAATAGTAACAGTTTAAgtagtaatttattattatcagttgatgaatttttagaaaagaaaacaaaagaacaagaaattataaataataaagttataattgataataataataataataataataataataataataataataataataataataataataataataataataataataataataataataataataataataatagtttaataCCGCCaacatcattaaattttaaaaatattcgTATTAGTGATCATGGTGAAAAAGTTACATCGCCTTCAGCCTTAATGAATCAACATAACCATATAATTTCACCAACAACATCACCTTCTAAACCGCCTAAAAATAggtcaaaattattaatgtcAAATTATCATGAAGAtggtttaaatgaattaatcaattctaataataataataataataataataataataataataataataataataataataataataataataataataataataataataataataataataataataataatagtaatagtaataatagtaataataataataataataataatagtaagaTAACACCACAACCACCTAAAAATATATCATTAAGATTTGCAAGTTCTGCTATTTCAACACCAAAAGTTGAAAGTGATGAGGATGATAGTAATGATGAAagagaagaggaagaagaagaagatgatcaTGAAGAAAATGACAATGGACTTGAACAAaaagaagataaaaaatttaatcaagATGAAGAGCATGATAAAATTGAGCAATTATATAAAGAGAAATCATCTTcaattgaacaattaaataaattattagaacaaactacaaataaaacatcattatcatcatcattaccaccatcaccaccaataattccattttcaacaaatacaataaataataataatattaataattttccatttgattcaattaaatcaacatcaacaataacagcagcaacaacaacacaaataattaataatagtgaaaatgatataagtttaaatgataatgaagaagaagaagattaTTGTGATAGTGATATTGATGGTGAAGATTTTTCAAGTGtaaatattgattataaTGAAAGATTTCAAGAGATTATGGAAGATTTAAGAAATATTGATTGTAATTCATTACAAAGCGAAAAGATTAAAGTTAATAGTCAATTCATTGCGTTGACACAAGATTTCGTTTATGCATCTTCAACCTTTGGAAAAGTAATTATCTCTGAGAGATACTTACCAAATAGTGAAAAGACAATTCCATCGATTGATATTGGTGGATTGGCAGGTGGTGATAAATTCATTGTCCATGGTATACTATTCAAGTTTGCAATTGATCGTGAAGAATTTTATGGTAGCGATTATGCATCAATGTGTGTTGGTGGTCATGAATTAAAGGGATTGATCAATGTTTTCAATTGTAATGTCTCGAATCTAAGTTTACCATTGATGGCATTGGTTGATTATAGAGGCTTCAGAGTTATTGCAATGTCAATTTTACCAGTGGAGAAGGATTCAATCTATTATGGTTCAAATGATTATGGTTTGACAATTCACAATGAAGATGAGTATCTTTCAAACAAGGTAAAAGAGGTAGCAACACTATTGAATATTAAAGGTCATAGATGTGGTGATAATGGTACCTTTTTACATTCACCAGCAGATTTAGAGGGTCATCGTGGTTTTGATGGTAGATATTATCTATTGGATTTCGCAAGACTTTACCCACCTGAAGCACCAAGAAAAGAGATTAAAATGGGTCATCTCTATAGATTATTAAGACCAGAATTTGTTAGAAACTATAAGAAACCATTATGTTCAGATTCTTTTTCACGTTTCATTAGAGGTCATAATGAGTTGGAGCATAATAGTGAAACTTTGGAAGCAACAAGTTATCTATTGAATACAACGATACCAGAATTGGTGGAAGAATTGAATGGTGTTGAAATATCTACTTCAAATGTTTACACTTTTCCAATCACAGAATCACTTCATAGAAGTGGTGTTAATGTTAGATATTTAGGTTACATTCGTCAATCTTGTCAATCATTGGATATGAAATCATTGATTTTCATTGAAATGTGTGCACGTGTAGTTAAACAACAACTTCGTCAAAAACTTCGATTCAAAATGAAACAAGCAAAAATTCCATTGGAAGCACCTTATCGTCGTTTAATAGTTACCTACCTAAATAGAATTCTTGGTATAAGTGATAAATCTGATTTATTTTGGAATGAACGTATGaagaaatatttaatgaaaaaatttgataaaggTTTATTTGAAGATGAAATTCGTGGTGATTCTTTAGTATTGggtttatcatcattttcagatcatttaattgatggaaaatatttattatttaaaagaattcaaAAGATGACCGGTTTAAAATTCACTCATCGTATTAATGAAGAATTTAGATTACAACCAAATTGTTGGTTACTTCGTGGTGAGAATCCTTTGGATATAAATGATTTGGATGAAATTGGTATTCGTGTCAAATATGTACCATTTATGAATGTGGCTCAAGGTTATCTATTTAAAGTTAAGGGTGAAATGTTATTCAATAGTGGTGATCCAATCGCAGCAAATCGTTTCTTTAAAATGGCTTTGGAAAAATTAGAGACTGCCTTAGAGACTGATCCAAACAATGCAGATACACTTTGCACAATGGGTGAAGTTTATTCACACTTGGGTGTTGGTGATATGCAAGGTGTTTCGGAAATTCAATTCTCTGATAGAAATAATCCAGATATCGATAAAgcttttgaatattttcaaCGTGCAATCTTTTCAAATCCAAATCATACTGACTCTCTCTTTAGATTTGCTCAACTTTTAGAACGTTGTGGTGAATATGATTCCGCTGAAGATTATTATCTCTCCTCTTTGATTACCAATCCAAATAATATCGTTTGTTTACAAGAGTATGGTAATTTCCTTCAATCTGCTCGTGGTGATTGTGTTGCTGCTGAACAATTCTTTATGCGTGGTTCTGTTGATCATCAATATTTACataatctaaaattaaaacaaccttcctcaaatattaatattagaaGTTCAAGTGGTTTATTAAAAGTTAAATCAAGTTCAAGTACAAcaagtagtaataatttaatacctCTTAATTTTGGTTCTTCATCAagtggtagtaataattcaattagtTATGATTATTCatcttcaaattcttcaacaacttcaacaaattcaacaaattcaacaaattcaacaaattcaacaaattcaacaaattcaacaaattcaacaaattcaacaaattcaacaaattcaacaaattcaacaagtAGTAATTCTTCTTCACCCTCttcatcaataattaataatcaaaataatacaaataataataataatagtaataataataataataactcacaatcatcatcaccatcaacactTAATATGAGAGGTAGtggaaataatattttcaataatgaTTTAAGAGGTAGCGGTGGTGTTATTAGATTAACCCCACCATTTTTAGGTTTAAAtggaaaaaatgaaaattatcgTGATCAAGGAATTGACTTAACTCCAATAAGGGAGAATAATATTAGGAAATCAAATGGGTCAACTCCAAGTCATTCTCCAAGAGGTAGAAGTGGTAGTTTTGGTCTTTATGGTGGTAGAGAAAGAGACAACAGTGCTGGTAGTAGTGGAAATAATAGTGACGGTGAATTATCCTCTTCTCCATTACAAAGAAAATTTATGGTtctctaa